One Drosophila willistoni isolate 14030-0811.24 chromosome 2R unlocalized genomic scaffold, UCI_dwil_1.1 Seg167, whole genome shotgun sequence DNA segment encodes these proteins:
- the LOC6642394 gene encoding uncharacterized protein LOC6642394: MCAKTVFLSFLLLSISFQIQLAASSFGCNQPVSSSDKCDASSIRFQCVCDFTCSAWDKPCNWCYTCPAELGYINQIRAKTNKLPIFGLPYRNHTECLNINILTHNNKNCCNYFCEANIKDVCF, encoded by the exons ATGTGTGCCAAGACTgtctttttgagttttctcCTACTCAGCATATCGTTTCAGATCCAATTGGCGGCTTCATCGTTCGGATGCAATCAACCAGTTAGCAGTTCTGACAAATGCGATGCATCTTCGATACGCTTTCAATGCGTTTGCGACTTTACCTGTTCGGCTTGGGATAAGCCCTGCAATTGGTGTTACACCTGCCCCGCTGAATTGGGCTATATTAATCAGATTCGGGCAAAAACCAATAAGCTGC CCATCTTCGGTCTTCCATATCGCAACCACACCGAGTGCCTGAACATCAATATTCTAACacataacaacaaaaattgctGCAATTACTTTTGTGAAGCTAATATTAAAGATGTTTGcttttaa
- the LOC6642396 gene encoding uncharacterized protein LOC6642396, whose product MATKPTTSLLPYVIDLLSRKKSLCTNVNSLCDEIKDAVIQDHIRNFDSLKDAVEFAIGVGMELGILAKSKGGYRLPFTFNTMGSKPMVDRITAAQGRAAIRRRMPAKNKLNLGKTVKKVQVKRPKLAVGRARRNRPVKRTPTTAAKK is encoded by the exons atggctacaaaaccaacaacatcCTTGTTGCCTTATGTGATTGATTTGTTGAGTCGCAAGAAAAGTCTTT GTACCAATGTAAATTCGTTATGCGATGAAATCAAAGATGCTGTAATACAAGATCATATCCGAAACTTTGATTCACTGAAAGATGCCGTTGAATTCGCCATCGGTGTAGGCATGGAGTTGGGCATTTTGGCCAAATCCAAAGGAGGATATAGATTGCCATTTACATTCAATACAATGGGATCTAAACCAATGGTGGATCGCATTACTGCAGCTCAAGGTCGTGCTGCCATTAGACGCAGGATGCCA gctaaaaacaaattgaatttgggAAAGACCGTAAAAAAAGTACAAGTCAAACGTCCAAAACTGGCTGTAGGTCGTGCTCGCCGTAATCGTCCTGTAAAGCGTACACCTACCACTGCCGCTAAGAAATAA
- the LOC6642398 gene encoding ras-GEF domain-containing family member 1B isoform X1, whose amino-acid sequence MAMYFYASKISAIACGTRCKQTVLQKSRGQRDRDKCRHRQRHHHRRHRHHHQQCSSSDSESADDGCCLENEPADAGIFSLDASSNLTAETTLGLGIPMGGRDGIEGLVGAGIRFRRRHSAEQLSAYDLEMGFQKIELATLANPLGMANNRDDVVQYDVPKNPHKRSQCDINFESSVLGSGGIMYINGRIVSGPLDSLVEVLIPKNVIDLDKEFIFSFLLSSRLFLRPHELLGKLLDSVPDSECLESLVALLAEWTQKFPYDYRDERMMNHVKHIVARCSQSHLEAVVSQILSALLKRLTDLERHEADLRACQQTNSENNKVATAAAPVTPLNSPTATQYAQIVCRLEKKLAKHIGAEEFLQCSSMILLDKQKKWDQPSTSGGPPGAQDPKKTCNLETYLDWSARLRLFVCNEILQCAGIEERSRTVELWSGVAQYCLLVGNYNSATAILESLESPAIARLKITWSKLQVTCQQLDCMQRHAEGHGHLWQKQAIVLNEQLHQQQQQQQEQSQQAEQQQESHKTDKQTKALLSMTEKPSTSSSSLLSSSSSSAAAAGLMALALSTSAPGTAVAAAASGTATATATNMDEKPSTSGITGTSGMNAIPISASLSSSTMESALAPTAAGNINTETLPATTTITTATTSTTISTPTTSSSGKPNDWVVIPVFADIVKLALAERENCLQRLPNGHININAFDRMAAIVGAFTKHMQATKGSQAPTSGEYEQFCWHMQQTTKLAETELMMASFDCEEPNNAEKLMYDLN is encoded by the exons ATGGCGATGTACTTTTATGCCAGTAAGATATCAGCCATCGCCTGCGGCACGCGTTGCAAGCAAACGGTATTGCAAAAATCTCGCGGTCAACGAGATCGCGACAAATGCCGCCATCGTCagcgtcatcatcatcgacggcatcgtcatcatcatcagcaatGCTCCAGCTCTGACAGCGAAAGCGCCGACGATGGCTGCTGTTTGGAGAACGAACCAGCGGACGCGGGCATATTCTCTCTGGATGCCAGCAGCAATTTGACAGCGGAAACGACACTCGGTTTGGGTATCCCAATGGGTGGTCGTGACGGCATAGAAGGACTAGTTGGAGCTGGCATACGTTTTCGTCGTCGTCATAGTGCAGAACAATTGAGTGCATATGATTTGGAAATGGGGTTTCAGAAAATCGAG cttGCCACCTTGGCAAATCCATTGGGCATGGCCAACAATCGGGATGATGTTGTTCAGTATGATGTCCCCAAAAACCCGCATAAACGCAGCCAATGTGATATAAATTTTGAG AGCTCTGTGTTGGGTTCCGGTGGcattatgtatataaatggtAGAATAGTTTCTGGCCCATTGGACTCACTCGTCGAGGTGCTCATACCCAAAAATGTCATTGACTTAGATAAg GAATTTATATTCTCATTTTTATTATCATCACGTTTATTTCTGCGTCCCCATGAGTTGCTTGGCAAACTGCTGGACTCGGTACCTGATAGCGAATGTTTAGAATCATTAGTTGCCCTGTTGGCCGAATGGACACAGAAATTTCCCTACGATTATCGGGATGAGCGCATGATGAATCATGTAAAACATATCGTTGCCCG ATGTTCCCAATCGCATTTAGAAGCCGTTGTCTCACAAATACTGAGTGCCTTACTAAAACGTTTGACTGATTTAGAGAGACATGAGGCAGACTTGCGTGCCTGCCAACAGACCAATAGCGAAAACAACAAG GTTGCCACTGCCGCTGCTCCTGTAACTCCACTCAACAGCCCAACGGCCACACAATACGCACAAATCGTTTGTCGACTGGAGAAGAAACTGGCCAAGCACATTGGAGCCGAAGAGTTTTTGCAGTGCAGCAGTATGATTCTATTGGATAAACAG AAGAAATGGGACCAACCTAGCACATCGGGTGGACCGCCAGGTGCACAGGATCCAAAGAAGACCTGCAATTTGGAAACCTACCTGGACTGGTCAGCACGTTTACGTCTGTTTGTGTGCAACGAAATACTGCAG TGCGCTGGCATTGAAGAACGCAGTCGAACTGTGGAATTGTGGAGTGGTGTGGCTCAATATTGTCTACTTGTGGGCAACTACAATAGTGCCACAGCCATTTTGGAGTCACTGGAATCACCTGCCATAGCGAGACTTAAAATAACA TGGAGTAAATTGCAAGTAACGTGTCAACAATTGGATTGTATGCAACGACATGCCGAAGGACATGGGCATTTATGGCAGAAACAGGCAATTGTCCTAAATGAGCAACttcatcagcaacagcaacagcagcaagaaCAGAGCCAACAAGCCGAACAGCAACAGGAAAGTCACAAGACTGATAAGCAGACTAAGGCATTATTATCGATGACGGAAAAgccatcaacatcatcatcatccttattgtcatcgtcgtcgtcatcagcagcagcagcaggactCATGGCATTGGCATTGTCCACTTCAGCACCAGGaacagcagtagcagcagcagcatcaggaacagcaacggcaacggcaactaACATGGACGAGAAACCTTCAACGAGCGGCATAACAGGCACTTCCGGTATGAATGCAATCCCAATCTCAGCATCGTTGTCCTCCTCCACAATGGAATCAGCTTTGGCCCCTACGGCTGCTGGCAACATCAATACGGAAACActaccagcaacaacaacaataacaacagcaacaacatcaactaCAATATCCACACCCACAACATCATCATCTGGCAAACCCAATGATTGGGTTGTTATTCCAGTGTTTGCGGATATTGTTAAATTGGCATTGGCTGAACGTGAGAACTGTTTGCAGCG ATTACCAAATGGCCACATCAATATAAATGCCTTTGATCGCATGGCGGCCATAGTTGGAGCATTTACCAAGCATATGCAGGCAACGAAGGGCAGCCAGGCGCCAACTAGCGGGGAATATGAGCAATTTTGTTGGCATATGCAACAAACGACGAAACTTGCTGAAACGG AACTAATGATGGCTTCATTTGACTGCGAAGAACCTAACAATGCTGAAAAGCTAATGTATGATTTAAACTAA
- the LOC6642398 gene encoding ras-GEF domain-containing family member 1B isoform X2: MAMYFYASKISAIACGTRCKQTVLQKSRGQRDRDKCRHRQRHHHRRHRHHHQQCSSSDSESADDGCCLENEPADAGIFSLDASSNLTAETTLGLGIPMGGRDGIEGLVGAGIRFRRRHSAEQLSAYDLEMGFQKIELATLANPLGMANNRDDVVQYDVPKNPHKRSQCDINFESSVLGSGGIMYINGRIVSGPLDSLVEVLIPKNVIDLDKEFIFSFLLSSRLFLRPHELLGKLLDSVPDSECLESLVALLAEWTQKFPYDYRDERMMNHVKHIVARCSQSHLEAVVSQILSALLKRLTDLERHEADLRACQQTNSENNKVATAAAPVTPLNSPTATQYAQIVCRLEKKLAKHIGAEEFLQCSSMILLDKQKWDQPSTSGGPPGAQDPKKTCNLETYLDWSARLRLFVCNEILQCAGIEERSRTVELWSGVAQYCLLVGNYNSATAILESLESPAIARLKITWSKLQVTCQQLDCMQRHAEGHGHLWQKQAIVLNEQLHQQQQQQQEQSQQAEQQQESHKTDKQTKALLSMTEKPSTSSSSLLSSSSSSAAAAGLMALALSTSAPGTAVAAAASGTATATATNMDEKPSTSGITGTSGMNAIPISASLSSSTMESALAPTAAGNINTETLPATTTITTATTSTTISTPTTSSSGKPNDWVVIPVFADIVKLALAERENCLQRLPNGHININAFDRMAAIVGAFTKHMQATKGSQAPTSGEYEQFCWHMQQTTKLAETELMMASFDCEEPNNAEKLMYDLN; this comes from the exons ATGGCGATGTACTTTTATGCCAGTAAGATATCAGCCATCGCCTGCGGCACGCGTTGCAAGCAAACGGTATTGCAAAAATCTCGCGGTCAACGAGATCGCGACAAATGCCGCCATCGTCagcgtcatcatcatcgacggcatcgtcatcatcatcagcaatGCTCCAGCTCTGACAGCGAAAGCGCCGACGATGGCTGCTGTTTGGAGAACGAACCAGCGGACGCGGGCATATTCTCTCTGGATGCCAGCAGCAATTTGACAGCGGAAACGACACTCGGTTTGGGTATCCCAATGGGTGGTCGTGACGGCATAGAAGGACTAGTTGGAGCTGGCATACGTTTTCGTCGTCGTCATAGTGCAGAACAATTGAGTGCATATGATTTGGAAATGGGGTTTCAGAAAATCGAG cttGCCACCTTGGCAAATCCATTGGGCATGGCCAACAATCGGGATGATGTTGTTCAGTATGATGTCCCCAAAAACCCGCATAAACGCAGCCAATGTGATATAAATTTTGAG AGCTCTGTGTTGGGTTCCGGTGGcattatgtatataaatggtAGAATAGTTTCTGGCCCATTGGACTCACTCGTCGAGGTGCTCATACCCAAAAATGTCATTGACTTAGATAAg GAATTTATATTCTCATTTTTATTATCATCACGTTTATTTCTGCGTCCCCATGAGTTGCTTGGCAAACTGCTGGACTCGGTACCTGATAGCGAATGTTTAGAATCATTAGTTGCCCTGTTGGCCGAATGGACACAGAAATTTCCCTACGATTATCGGGATGAGCGCATGATGAATCATGTAAAACATATCGTTGCCCG ATGTTCCCAATCGCATTTAGAAGCCGTTGTCTCACAAATACTGAGTGCCTTACTAAAACGTTTGACTGATTTAGAGAGACATGAGGCAGACTTGCGTGCCTGCCAACAGACCAATAGCGAAAACAACAAG GTTGCCACTGCCGCTGCTCCTGTAACTCCACTCAACAGCCCAACGGCCACACAATACGCACAAATCGTTTGTCGACTGGAGAAGAAACTGGCCAAGCACATTGGAGCCGAAGAGTTTTTGCAGTGCAGCAGTATGATTCTATTGGATAAACAG AAATGGGACCAACCTAGCACATCGGGTGGACCGCCAGGTGCACAGGATCCAAAGAAGACCTGCAATTTGGAAACCTACCTGGACTGGTCAGCACGTTTACGTCTGTTTGTGTGCAACGAAATACTGCAG TGCGCTGGCATTGAAGAACGCAGTCGAACTGTGGAATTGTGGAGTGGTGTGGCTCAATATTGTCTACTTGTGGGCAACTACAATAGTGCCACAGCCATTTTGGAGTCACTGGAATCACCTGCCATAGCGAGACTTAAAATAACA TGGAGTAAATTGCAAGTAACGTGTCAACAATTGGATTGTATGCAACGACATGCCGAAGGACATGGGCATTTATGGCAGAAACAGGCAATTGTCCTAAATGAGCAACttcatcagcaacagcaacagcagcaagaaCAGAGCCAACAAGCCGAACAGCAACAGGAAAGTCACAAGACTGATAAGCAGACTAAGGCATTATTATCGATGACGGAAAAgccatcaacatcatcatcatccttattgtcatcgtcgtcgtcatcagcagcagcagcaggactCATGGCATTGGCATTGTCCACTTCAGCACCAGGaacagcagtagcagcagcagcatcaggaacagcaacggcaacggcaactaACATGGACGAGAAACCTTCAACGAGCGGCATAACAGGCACTTCCGGTATGAATGCAATCCCAATCTCAGCATCGTTGTCCTCCTCCACAATGGAATCAGCTTTGGCCCCTACGGCTGCTGGCAACATCAATACGGAAACActaccagcaacaacaacaataacaacagcaacaacatcaactaCAATATCCACACCCACAACATCATCATCTGGCAAACCCAATGATTGGGTTGTTATTCCAGTGTTTGCGGATATTGTTAAATTGGCATTGGCTGAACGTGAGAACTGTTTGCAGCG ATTACCAAATGGCCACATCAATATAAATGCCTTTGATCGCATGGCGGCCATAGTTGGAGCATTTACCAAGCATATGCAGGCAACGAAGGGCAGCCAGGCGCCAACTAGCGGGGAATATGAGCAATTTTGTTGGCATATGCAACAAACGACGAAACTTGCTGAAACGG AACTAATGATGGCTTCATTTGACTGCGAAGAACCTAACAATGCTGAAAAGCTAATGTATGATTTAAACTAA